One region of Kytococcus sedentarius DSM 20547 genomic DNA includes:
- a CDS encoding lysophospholipid acyltransferase family protein, whose translation MSTVYNLLLPPAYTLFWAQGLRIRIEGRENIPATGGAVIAMNHIGYLDYVFAGLAVRSRRRQVRFMAKKELFDKPGLGHALRSMKHIQVDRDAGGSALQSGIDALRRGELVGVFPEATISRSFELKGFKTGAVRMAMAAEVPVIPLVNWGAHVLATKGLPRNMGRTRTPIIMSVGEPLRFAAGTDPLEATDALRVQMDELLRAAQGEYGPMPEKLSRWEPARTGGTAPTLMEADALDAQEVAERRRRRVERAEQAAAKKARRGR comes from the coding sequence ATGAGCACGGTCTACAACCTCCTGCTGCCGCCGGCCTACACGCTGTTCTGGGCGCAGGGGCTGCGCATCCGGATCGAGGGCCGGGAGAACATCCCCGCCACCGGAGGAGCGGTCATCGCCATGAACCACATCGGCTACCTCGACTACGTGTTCGCCGGGCTGGCCGTCCGCAGCCGCCGCCGACAGGTGCGCTTCATGGCCAAGAAGGAGCTCTTCGACAAACCCGGGCTGGGCCACGCGCTGCGCTCCATGAAGCACATCCAGGTGGACCGCGATGCCGGCGGTTCCGCCCTGCAGAGCGGCATCGACGCGCTGCGCCGGGGCGAGCTGGTGGGCGTCTTCCCCGAGGCGACCATCTCCCGCAGCTTCGAGCTGAAGGGCTTCAAGACCGGGGCCGTGCGCATGGCGATGGCCGCGGAGGTGCCGGTGATCCCGCTGGTGAACTGGGGTGCGCACGTGCTGGCCACCAAGGGCCTGCCGCGCAACATGGGCCGCACCCGCACCCCCATCATCATGAGCGTCGGGGAGCCCCTGCGGTTCGCCGCGGGCACCGACCCGCTCGAGGCCACCGACGCGCTGCGGGTGCAGATGGACGAGCTGCTGCGCGCCGCCCAGGGCGAGTACGGACCCATGCCCGAGAAGCTCAGCCGCTGGGAGCCGGCCCGCACCGGGGGAACCGCCCCGACGTTGATGGAGGCCGACGCGCTCGACGCGCAGGAGGTGGCCGAGCGTCGCCGTCGCCGGGTGGAGCGGGCCGAGCAGGCCGCGGCGAAGAAGGCGCGCCGGGGCCGCTGA
- a CDS encoding TIR domain-containing protein codes for MANKTVFIAFAKEDERTRDLFVGQRKLGNTPYDWTDMSVKNPYDTEWKERVRTRIRRSDGVIALISSSTPNAAGQLWEIKCAREEDKPLLGIWIEDGYRTKPVQMGTAPCKTWTWQNVGDFIDGL; via the coding sequence ATGGCCAACAAGACCGTCTTCATCGCCTTCGCCAAGGAGGACGAGAGGACTCGTGACCTCTTCGTCGGACAGCGAAAGTTGGGCAACACGCCTTACGACTGGACCGACATGAGCGTCAAGAACCCCTACGACACGGAGTGGAAGGAGCGGGTCCGGACACGCATCCGCCGCTCCGATGGGGTCATCGCCCTCATCAGCAGCAGCACCCCAAACGCAGCCGGGCAGTTGTGGGAGATCAAGTGCGCTCGTGAGGAGGACAAGCCGCTCCTCGGCATCTGGATCGAGGACGGCTACCGGACCAAGCCCGTGCAGATGGGGACGGCTCCATGCAAGACCTGGACCTGGCAGAACGTCGGGGACTTCATCGACGGGCTCTGA
- a CDS encoding type I restriction-modification system subunit M, producing MTESPSDDRKSTVTKPDPNFIWGIADMLRGPYRPKEYGTVILPFTVLARFESVLEPTKDAVLAASEKYESAPDLVRHEMLKRASGQEFYNISQFTLSTLGDPANQAANLQNLIEGYNEEVRQVFERFDMPKIIRDLDDRDRLSAVVKEFAALDVHPDRVSNAEMGDVFEELIRRFMEASKDVAGDYFTPREVVRLMVSLLFSPDTEDLSDPHLIRQVYDPTCGTGGMLSEAHEWMREHNGHATLNLFGQEFNALSYAMAKADLIIKKQDAQNIFFGDTLLVDGHEGKTFSYCISNPPFGQDWKVQEKAVKAERERDGDEGRFAAGLPSVNDGAMLFLQHLVSKMRPAAQGGGRGAIVLNGSALFTGSAGQGPSEIRRHLLENDLVDAIIGLPTDLFYNTGIATYIWVLDNNKPQERRGKVQLIDGTAQWVKMRKSIGAKRRMLSEANITSIVDLYGEYEDADPEVSKVFNTEDFGYRTITVEQPLRQVYSVDEDRIEAALNLTPIKKLDKETRHLLREALDSLDHEQVWTERGEFDKDLGTALGAHRVGLTPANRRAVIGAFAESSPQGEIVKGPKGRIEPDASLRDTENVPLTEDVDAYVEREVLPWAPEAWVDESKTKIGYEIPFTRAFYVYEPPRPLAEIDADVQAAIARVQGLFAEVRS from the coding sequence ATGACCGAGAGCCCATCTGACGACCGAAAGAGCACTGTGACCAAGCCGGACCCGAACTTCATCTGGGGCATCGCAGACATGCTCCGTGGCCCGTACCGCCCCAAGGAGTACGGCACGGTCATCCTGCCGTTCACCGTGCTGGCCCGCTTCGAGTCGGTGCTGGAGCCCACGAAGGATGCAGTCCTTGCGGCATCGGAGAAGTACGAGAGCGCTCCCGACCTCGTGCGCCACGAGATGCTGAAGCGGGCCTCCGGTCAGGAGTTCTACAACATCTCGCAGTTCACGCTGAGCACGCTTGGTGACCCGGCCAACCAGGCTGCGAACCTCCAGAACCTCATCGAGGGCTACAACGAGGAGGTGCGGCAGGTCTTCGAGCGCTTCGACATGCCGAAGATCATCCGCGACCTGGACGACCGCGACCGTCTGTCTGCCGTCGTCAAGGAGTTCGCCGCACTGGACGTGCACCCGGACCGGGTGAGCAACGCCGAGATGGGTGACGTCTTCGAGGAACTTATCCGGCGCTTCATGGAGGCGTCCAAGGACGTAGCGGGTGACTACTTCACCCCGCGCGAAGTGGTGCGCTTGATGGTGTCTCTGCTCTTCTCACCGGACACGGAGGACCTGTCCGACCCGCACCTGATCCGGCAGGTCTACGACCCGACCTGCGGCACGGGCGGCATGCTCTCCGAGGCCCATGAGTGGATGCGCGAGCACAACGGTCACGCGACCTTGAACCTCTTCGGTCAGGAGTTCAACGCGCTGTCGTACGCCATGGCCAAGGCCGACCTGATCATCAAGAAGCAGGACGCCCAGAACATCTTCTTCGGGGACACCCTCTTGGTTGACGGGCACGAGGGGAAGACCTTCTCCTACTGCATCTCTAACCCGCCGTTCGGGCAGGACTGGAAGGTGCAGGAAAAGGCCGTCAAGGCCGAGCGCGAGCGCGACGGAGACGAGGGGCGCTTCGCTGCTGGCCTGCCCAGCGTCAACGACGGCGCGATGCTCTTCCTCCAGCACCTGGTCTCCAAGATGCGTCCCGCCGCGCAGGGTGGTGGCCGTGGGGCCATCGTCCTCAACGGCTCCGCGCTGTTCACCGGCAGCGCTGGACAGGGGCCGTCAGAGATCAGGCGACACCTGCTGGAGAACGACCTCGTGGACGCCATCATCGGCTTGCCGACCGACCTCTTCTACAACACCGGCATCGCTACCTACATCTGGGTGCTCGACAACAACAAACCGCAGGAGCGGCGCGGCAAGGTCCAGTTGATTGACGGCACCGCGCAGTGGGTCAAGATGCGTAAGTCCATCGGGGCGAAGCGGCGCATGCTCTCCGAGGCCAACATCACGAGCATCGTGGACCTCTACGGTGAGTACGAGGACGCCGATCCGGAGGTCTCCAAAGTCTTCAACACGGAGGACTTCGGCTATCGCACGATCACGGTCGAACAGCCGCTGCGGCAGGTCTACTCGGTGGACGAGGACCGGATCGAGGCTGCGCTCAACCTGACTCCGATCAAGAAGTTGGACAAGGAGACCCGACACCTGCTGCGCGAGGCGCTCGACAGCCTCGACCACGAGCAGGTCTGGACCGAGCGAGGAGAGTTCGACAAGGACCTCGGAACCGCGCTCGGGGCTCACAGGGTTGGCCTGACCCCAGCGAACCGCCGCGCTGTGATCGGAGCATTCGCGGAGTCCTCACCCCAGGGCGAGATCGTCAAGGGGCCGAAGGGCCGCATCGAACCGGACGCATCTCTGCGCGACACGGAGAACGTGCCACTGACCGAGGACGTGGACGCCTACGTGGAGCGTGAGGTGCTGCCCTGGGCTCCCGAGGCTTGGGTGGACGAGTCCAAGACCAAGATTGGCTACGAGATTCCATTCACGCGAGCCTTCTACGTCTACGAGCCCCCGCGCCCTCTGGCGGAGATCGACGCCGACGTCCAGGCTGCTATCGCCCGAGTGCAGGGCCTCTTCGCGGAGGTCCGGTCGTGA
- a CDS encoding dioxygenase family protein: MTTTLPVLYLSHGAPPLADDPTWTQELATWSGQIERPKNILMVSAHWENDPITVSSTTGAPLTYDFWGFPQRYYEVTYDAPPAPELAQSVARSLSGLGPVHQDQARGLDHGAYVPLVEMYPDADIPVLQVSLPTLDPRELFIMGQRLAALREEGTLLVGSGFTTHNLRWFNPSGSADAPAPAASREFDQWAAERVATGDVDALIDWETKAPAALEAHPRSEHWAPLFVALGAASATSTPRGENAVDGFWYGLSKRSWAFA; this comes from the coding sequence ATGACCACCACGCTGCCCGTCCTCTACCTCTCCCACGGCGCCCCGCCGCTGGCCGACGACCCCACCTGGACCCAGGAGCTCGCCACGTGGTCGGGCCAGATCGAGCGCCCGAAGAACATCCTCATGGTCTCGGCCCACTGGGAGAACGACCCGATCACCGTCTCCTCCACCACCGGGGCACCGCTCACTTACGACTTCTGGGGTTTCCCGCAGAGGTACTACGAGGTCACCTACGACGCCCCGCCCGCCCCGGAGCTCGCCCAATCCGTCGCCCGGTCCCTGAGCGGCCTGGGCCCCGTCCACCAGGACCAGGCCCGCGGCCTCGACCACGGCGCCTACGTGCCCCTGGTGGAGATGTACCCCGACGCCGACATCCCGGTCCTCCAGGTCTCCCTGCCCACCCTCGACCCGCGCGAGCTCTTCATCATGGGCCAGCGCCTCGCCGCCCTGCGCGAGGAGGGCACCCTCCTCGTCGGCTCCGGCTTCACCACCCACAACCTGCGCTGGTTCAACCCCTCCGGCAGTGCCGACGCCCCGGCCCCCGCCGCCTCCCGCGAGTTCGACCAGTGGGCCGCCGAGCGGGTCGCGACCGGCGACGTCGACGCCCTCATCGACTGGGAGACCAAGGCCCCCGCGGCCCTCGAGGCCCACCCCCGCAGCGAGCACTGGGCCCCGCTCTTCGTCGCCCTCGGAGCCGCCTCGGCCACCTCCACCCCGCGCGGCGAGAACGCCGTCGACGGCTTCTGGTACGGCCTCTCCAAGCGCTCCTGGGCCTTCGCCTGA
- a CDS encoding caspase family protein, with protein sequence MVGIDHYPAFGNLGGCVNDAVALTPVLARNEDDTPNFEVKTLTAAVGTGHVSRDDLLEALDRLFAPGVHMSLLYFAGHGAQVADGADVTLVTSDGTQQTPGVRFSEVMERINACDQEVAVILDCCFSGGAGGVPAAMTAGSVLRQGVSMLTASRADQTSAETPDGRGQFSAYLEGALEGGAADVLGHLTLAGLYSYLSEAFGTWDQRPMFKANVDHLQDIRRCDPAVPLSTLRRLPKWFPTPDHVFPLDPSYEPDKRDSGLEPHPEHEAVFKQLQKCASAKLMEPVGADHMFFAAMQSEGCRLTPLGRHYRHMASEDRL encoded by the coding sequence GTGGTCGGCATCGACCACTATCCGGCCTTCGGCAACCTCGGGGGCTGTGTGAATGATGCCGTGGCCCTCACGCCGGTCTTGGCGCGCAACGAGGACGACACCCCCAACTTCGAGGTGAAGACCCTCACCGCCGCAGTCGGGACCGGCCACGTCAGCCGCGACGATCTGCTGGAGGCGTTGGACCGCCTGTTCGCCCCCGGCGTCCACATGTCGCTCCTCTACTTCGCTGGACACGGCGCACAGGTCGCGGATGGGGCCGACGTCACTCTCGTGACCTCTGACGGCACTCAGCAAACACCTGGCGTCAGGTTCAGCGAGGTCATGGAGAGGATCAACGCCTGCGACCAAGAGGTCGCGGTGATCCTTGACTGCTGCTTCTCGGGTGGGGCGGGTGGTGTCCCTGCCGCCATGACCGCCGGTTCAGTCCTGCGGCAAGGGGTCTCGATGCTCACGGCAAGCCGAGCAGATCAGACGTCTGCGGAGACCCCTGACGGGCGCGGGCAGTTCTCCGCCTACCTGGAGGGTGCGCTCGAAGGTGGAGCAGCCGACGTCTTGGGCCACCTGACGTTGGCGGGTCTCTACTCCTATCTGTCCGAGGCGTTTGGGACCTGGGACCAACGCCCCATGTTCAAGGCGAATGTCGACCACCTGCAAGATATCCGTCGTTGCGACCCTGCCGTACCACTTTCGACACTGCGAAGGCTTCCCAAGTGGTTCCCGACGCCGGACCACGTGTTCCCCCTCGATCCCTCATACGAGCCGGACAAGCGCGACTCAGGCTTGGAGCCCCATCCTGAGCACGAGGCAGTGTTCAAGCAACTCCAGAAGTGCGCGTCCGCGAAGTTGATGGAGCCGGTGGGGGCTGACCACATGTTCTTCGCCGCGATGCAGAGCGAGGGTTGTCGGCTCACACCCCTCGGAAGGCACTATCGCCACATGGCCTCCGAGGACCGACTATGA
- a CDS encoding type I restriction endonuclease subunit R, whose product MTDVHKELAMEDEAVAQLATQGWVYEEGSAARYDKQRALFPEDVFAWLEATQPDELAKHLKPGLDPAAQAKARNGILDALADTLSNVGGGGGTLTVMRKGFRRISSRFQMVQAKPTESMNPKTVKDYESNILRVVRQVHYSTTNAKKSIDLVLFCNGIPVTTIELKTEFTQSVTRGQVQYKNDRDPGTDGKDVLLAWGKRALVHFVVTDNEVSMTTKLAGSKTTFLPFNQGNGSGKGNPLNPDGARTEYFWRDVLDPDAFLTILTKYLVVRTDEKPDPVTGKAEKSTSLRFPRFHQWDAVERVISRVAEQGVGERYLIEHSAGSGKTDTIVWTAFRLAALHDQSNKKVFDSVIVVTDRNVLDKQMSAAMRQLDPHGAQMVRIDGSGASKSSELGEALRLKTPIIVVTIQTAPFALKYLREQADASGGHFAVIADEAHSSQTGTAAAKLKAVLSPQEQSDVEDGGEVDAQTLLAAELPQRAETPNLTYLAFTATPKSKTLELFGTPDPQDTGEDGNPRPKPFHRYTMRQAIEEGFILDVLQNYTEYDVAYELGLKVKDEAVESVDKEAARKAAQRWVMLHEHNISQKVDIIIRHFRENIAGMLGGTAKAMIVTSSRKHALRYYNAIERYVAKHGYDDVHALVAFSGKVTVADDDTDVRPDDLLGVGEYTEASVNTGTKNKALDDAFNGPAYQVMIVANKFQVGFDQPLLCAMYVDKRLDGVMAVQTLSRLNRTWAGKDHVYVLDFVNKGEDILAAFQPYYEGAELGAVTDPDLPNRLAVKLDDVGRDRIYTMAEIEAAAVAATDPNGTHKALTAAIDPATERFGDLLRQAREDKDDEERTRLEGFRSDLSNYVNAYDFLSQIVPYDLEMESRSIYYRMLAKRLRDENSGIVVEIGPVALAKYKVESKGARTLDLTSGQATPLSPLAEMGTAEAREREQAHWADIIDAINSLFADSGLSPDDAVPEIEGILRDAKRDPDLVAKAKANSDADFNADNTVVASVLSKFIDRREKSEEIVNALLKGQNMDTFAQLLAMLGFREYLATVDYHFPNENVAVEVEAQHSPSTAKANEGARA is encoded by the coding sequence ATGACGGACGTCCACAAGGAACTGGCCATGGAGGACGAAGCAGTCGCCCAGTTGGCTACGCAGGGGTGGGTCTACGAGGAGGGCTCTGCGGCTCGCTACGACAAGCAGCGTGCCCTCTTTCCCGAGGACGTCTTCGCGTGGCTGGAGGCCACCCAGCCGGACGAACTGGCCAAGCACCTGAAGCCGGGCTTGGACCCTGCCGCTCAGGCGAAGGCTCGCAACGGCATCCTGGACGCCCTCGCTGACACGCTGAGCAACGTCGGTGGCGGTGGGGGCACGCTGACTGTCATGCGAAAGGGATTTCGACGCATCTCTTCGCGCTTCCAGATGGTGCAGGCCAAGCCCACTGAGTCCATGAACCCGAAGACGGTCAAGGACTACGAGTCGAACATCCTGCGCGTCGTCCGGCAGGTGCACTACTCGACCACCAACGCGAAGAAGTCCATCGACCTGGTGCTGTTCTGCAATGGCATCCCGGTGACGACCATCGAATTGAAGACCGAGTTCACCCAGTCCGTGACGCGCGGTCAGGTGCAGTACAAGAACGACCGCGACCCGGGCACGGACGGCAAGGACGTCCTGCTGGCGTGGGGCAAGCGCGCGCTCGTGCACTTCGTCGTGACCGACAACGAGGTCTCGATGACCACGAAGTTGGCCGGGAGCAAGACCACCTTCCTGCCCTTCAACCAGGGCAACGGATCAGGCAAGGGCAACCCGCTCAACCCGGACGGTGCACGTACCGAGTACTTCTGGCGGGACGTGCTCGACCCGGATGCCTTCCTGACGATCCTGACCAAGTACCTCGTGGTCCGCACGGATGAGAAGCCGGACCCGGTGACGGGTAAGGCGGAGAAGTCCACGTCGCTGCGGTTCCCGCGCTTCCACCAGTGGGATGCGGTGGAGAGGGTCATCTCGCGGGTGGCGGAGCAGGGGGTGGGTGAGCGGTACCTCATCGAGCACTCGGCTGGCTCGGGCAAGACGGACACCATCGTCTGGACGGCGTTCCGGCTCGCGGCGCTGCACGACCAGTCGAACAAGAAGGTCTTCGACTCGGTGATCGTGGTGACCGACCGCAACGTGCTGGACAAGCAGATGAGCGCAGCCATGCGTCAGTTGGACCCGCACGGCGCGCAGATGGTCCGCATCGACGGGTCCGGGGCGTCGAAGTCCAGTGAACTGGGCGAGGCGCTGCGGCTGAAGACGCCAATCATCGTGGTGACGATCCAGACTGCGCCCTTCGCGTTGAAGTACCTGCGTGAGCAGGCCGACGCATCGGGCGGGCACTTCGCGGTCATCGCGGACGAGGCCCACTCGTCCCAGACCGGGACGGCTGCGGCCAAGTTGAAGGCCGTCCTGAGTCCGCAGGAGCAGTCGGACGTTGAGGACGGCGGGGAGGTCGATGCGCAGACGCTGCTGGCGGCTGAACTACCGCAGCGGGCCGAGACGCCGAACCTGACCTATCTCGCCTTCACGGCGACCCCGAAGTCCAAGACCCTCGAACTGTTCGGCACACCGGACCCGCAGGACACCGGCGAGGACGGCAACCCGAGGCCCAAGCCGTTCCACCGCTACACGATGCGTCAGGCCATCGAGGAGGGCTTCATCCTCGACGTGCTCCAGAACTACACCGAGTACGACGTCGCCTATGAGTTGGGCTTGAAGGTCAAGGACGAGGCCGTCGAGTCCGTCGACAAGGAGGCCGCTCGCAAGGCCGCTCAGCGCTGGGTGATGCTGCACGAGCACAACATCTCCCAGAAGGTCGACATCATCATTCGGCACTTCCGCGAGAACATCGCCGGGATGCTGGGTGGCACCGCCAAGGCGATGATCGTGACCTCCTCGCGCAAGCACGCCCTGCGGTACTACAACGCCATCGAGCGGTACGTGGCCAAGCACGGCTACGACGACGTGCATGCCTTGGTCGCCTTCTCCGGCAAGGTCACCGTCGCCGACGACGACACCGACGTCAGGCCCGACGACCTGCTCGGCGTGGGTGAGTACACCGAGGCGAGCGTCAACACCGGCACGAAGAACAAGGCGCTGGACGACGCCTTCAATGGCCCCGCCTACCAAGTGATGATCGTGGCCAACAAGTTCCAGGTCGGCTTCGACCAGCCGCTGTTGTGCGCGATGTACGTCGACAAGCGACTCGACGGCGTGATGGCCGTCCAGACCCTCTCGCGCCTCAACCGCACCTGGGCGGGCAAGGACCACGTGTACGTCCTCGACTTCGTGAACAAGGGCGAGGACATCCTCGCGGCATTCCAGCCGTACTACGAGGGGGCCGAGTTGGGGGCCGTCACCGACCCCGACCTGCCGAACCGCCTCGCGGTGAAACTGGACGACGTGGGCAGGGACCGCATCTACACGATGGCCGAGATCGAGGCTGCCGCTGTCGCCGCGACCGATCCCAACGGAACGCACAAGGCGCTGACTGCCGCCATCGACCCGGCAACGGAGCGCTTCGGTGATCTGCTGAGGCAGGCCCGGGAGGACAAGGACGACGAGGAGCGAACGCGGCTGGAGGGCTTCCGTTCGGACCTGTCCAACTACGTGAACGCCTACGACTTCCTTTCGCAGATCGTCCCCTACGACCTGGAGATGGAGAGCCGCTCGATCTACTACCGCATGCTCGCCAAGCGTCTGCGGGATGAGAACTCCGGCATCGTCGTGGAGATCGGCCCGGTCGCCCTGGCCAAGTACAAGGTCGAGAGCAAGGGCGCTCGGACGCTCGACCTGACGTCCGGGCAGGCCACTCCGTTGAGCCCGCTGGCTGAGATGGGCACCGCCGAGGCGCGTGAGCGGGAGCAGGCCCATTGGGCGGACATCATCGACGCCATCAACTCCCTCTTCGCGGACAGCGGCCTGAGCCCCGACGACGCGGTGCCCGAGATCGAAGGCATCCTCAGGGACGCGAAAAGAGACCCGGACCTCGTGGCGAAGGCCAAGGCCAACAGCGACGCCGACTTCAACGCTGACAACACGGTCGTGGCCTCGGTGCTGAGCAAGTTCATCGACCGCCGCGAGAAGAGCGAGGAGATCGTCAACGCTCTGCTGAAGGGGCAGAATATGGACACGTTCGCCCAACTGCTCGCCATGCTCGGCTTCCGGGAGTACCTCGCCACCGTCGACTACCACTTCCCGAATGAGAACGTCGCTGTCGAGGTCGAGGCTCAACACTCTCCATCGACTGCCAAGGCCAATGAGGGGGCCAGGGCATGA
- a CDS encoding sigma-70 family RNA polymerase sigma factor encodes MDHDDFSARTHGASHAVPDQALVRRRLTAAHGLPEQHRQQELVDVIADHIPFARRLGRRFAPTPSLVDDCEQVACMALVLAVQRWDPAFDANLSSYAQPTILGELRRFLRDSTWWVRPPRRIQELAALVRSTEEELRHSTGREPTAQEIARAMGASPDEVSEARVAAAGRYVASVDDEVTETARLVHPVQSPAVDEWVSLHPHIQALDPRDRCVLLRRYLEDETQASIARALGISQAQVSRRLKRALDTLREQVPGGLSNA; translated from the coding sequence GTGGACCACGACGATTTCTCGGCACGTACGCACGGGGCATCCCACGCTGTTCCTGACCAGGCGCTGGTCCGGCGCCGGCTCACGGCCGCCCACGGGCTGCCGGAGCAGCACCGGCAACAGGAGTTGGTCGACGTGATCGCCGACCACATCCCCTTCGCACGCCGCCTGGGTCGCCGCTTCGCGCCCACCCCCTCCCTGGTGGACGACTGCGAGCAGGTCGCGTGCATGGCGCTGGTCCTCGCGGTGCAGCGGTGGGACCCCGCCTTCGACGCGAACCTCTCCTCCTACGCCCAGCCGACGATCCTCGGCGAGCTGCGCCGCTTCCTGCGCGACAGCACGTGGTGGGTCCGCCCGCCGCGCCGCATCCAGGAGCTCGCGGCCCTCGTTCGCTCCACCGAGGAGGAGCTGCGGCACAGCACCGGCCGCGAGCCGACCGCGCAGGAGATCGCCCGGGCGATGGGCGCCAGCCCCGATGAGGTGAGCGAGGCCCGCGTGGCCGCCGCCGGTCGCTACGTGGCCTCGGTGGACGACGAGGTCACCGAGACGGCGCGGCTCGTGCACCCGGTCCAGTCCCCCGCGGTCGACGAGTGGGTCTCTCTGCACCCGCACATCCAGGCGCTGGACCCGCGCGATCGCTGCGTCCTGCTGCGCCGCTACCTGGAGGACGAGACCCAGGCCAGCATCGCCCGTGCCCTGGGGATCTCGCAGGCGCAGGTCAGCCGGCGGCTGAAGCGCGCCCTGGACACCCTGCGTGAGCAGGTGCCCGGCGGGCTGAGCAACGCCTGA
- a CDS encoding DNA polymerase IV, with protein sequence MRSTASVLHVDLDAFFAAVEQRDKPSLRGKPVVVGGTGRRGVVSTASYEARVYGVRSAMPGWQARAQLPGGAAFLSGRFAAYRASSQAALDTLRALAPVVEQVSIDEAYADLALGESPWPVETWARSDAEAVAARLRAAITEATGGLTASVGIGSSKMMAKMASEAAKPDGYRVVWPGEEEDFLADLPVRALPGVGPATAERLGTFGVRTVQDLRRVTVTDLVSILGEAWGHGVHDLARGVDHRPIVTHREAKSVSAEETFATDLTDVREVEAELRLLAERVSGRLGKAGLFGRTVSVKLRRHDFSTHLRSTTLRHGTDEVAVIAAAAVRLVGSIGVGDGVRLLGVGVSGFVEHSQEELALEVFEPAGVSAESHTSDEVEDAPEDLLDDPDAHSARLGRVEWPTGADVVHAEHGPGWVWGSGLGRVTVRFEGPRTGPGPVRTFRVDDPDLAPADPPQW encoded by the coding sequence ATGCGCTCCACCGCCTCGGTCCTGCATGTGGACCTCGACGCGTTCTTCGCCGCGGTGGAGCAGCGGGACAAGCCCTCCCTGCGCGGCAAGCCGGTGGTGGTGGGCGGCACGGGGCGCCGGGGCGTGGTGTCCACGGCCAGCTACGAGGCGCGCGTCTACGGGGTCCGCTCGGCGATGCCGGGCTGGCAGGCGCGGGCCCAGCTGCCCGGCGGTGCCGCCTTCCTCAGCGGCCGGTTCGCGGCCTACCGCGCCAGCAGCCAGGCCGCCCTGGACACCCTGCGCGCCCTCGCGCCGGTGGTGGAGCAGGTCTCCATCGACGAGGCGTACGCGGACCTCGCCCTGGGGGAATCACCCTGGCCGGTGGAGACCTGGGCCCGGTCCGATGCGGAGGCGGTCGCCGCGCGCCTGCGCGCGGCGATCACCGAGGCAACCGGGGGGCTCACCGCATCGGTGGGGATCGGCAGCTCGAAGATGATGGCGAAGATGGCCTCCGAGGCGGCCAAGCCCGACGGGTACCGGGTGGTCTGGCCCGGCGAGGAGGAGGACTTCCTGGCCGACCTGCCGGTGCGGGCGCTCCCGGGCGTCGGCCCGGCCACGGCCGAGCGGCTGGGGACCTTCGGGGTGCGGACGGTGCAGGACCTGCGGCGGGTGACGGTCACCGACCTGGTCTCGATCCTGGGGGAGGCGTGGGGGCACGGGGTCCACGACCTGGCACGCGGCGTCGACCACCGGCCGATCGTCACCCACCGGGAGGCCAAGAGCGTCTCCGCCGAGGAGACCTTCGCCACCGACCTGACCGACGTGCGCGAGGTGGAGGCCGAGCTGCGCCTGCTCGCCGAGCGGGTTTCCGGGCGGCTGGGCAAGGCGGGGCTGTTCGGGCGGACGGTGTCCGTGAAGCTGCGGCGCCACGACTTCTCCACCCACCTGCGGTCCACGACCCTGCGCCACGGCACGGACGAGGTCGCGGTGATCGCGGCCGCGGCGGTGCGGCTGGTCGGTTCGATCGGGGTGGGGGACGGGGTGCGGCTGCTGGGCGTGGGGGTGTCGGGTTTCGTCGAGCACAGCCAGGAGGAGCTGGCGCTCGAGGTGTTCGAGCCGGCGGGGGTCTCGGCCGAGAGCCACACCTCGGACGAGGTGGAGGACGCACCGGAGGATCTGCTGGACGACCCGGACGCCCACTCGGCGCGGCTGGGGCGCGTGGAGTGGCCCACCGGCGCGGACGTGGTGCACGCCGAGCACGGGCCCGGCTGGGTGTGGGGGAGCGGTCTGGGGCGGGTGACCGTGCGCTTCGAGGGGCCGCGGACCGGGCCGGGGCCCGTGCGCACCTTCCGCGTGGACGACCCGGACCTGGCGCCCGCCGACCCCCCTCAGTGGTGA